A part of Misgurnus anguillicaudatus chromosome 6, ASM2758022v2, whole genome shotgun sequence genomic DNA contains:
- the acot19 gene encoding acyl-CoA thioesterase 19 has product MAETKQSISLSVHPSSCLVDSKIEIDVKHLPANSKVTLHGRLNSDDGVEWEAFGHYVSDSSGTVKVSRDKSEGGTFEGIEPMGLLWSMRPVPESKPGCRFQKSNVQTPVKVFISVYEGHIAKVYKYLTPLTSAPVERWYLASGVQRVEVTERGIKGTLFIPSGSGPFPAVLDLSGGQGGRAEHHSALLASHGYVSLALEYIGFLNASGKLEHVDNAYFETAFAWLKKHPKVCPDKVAMMGMSFGVSVTLAMTAYSEIIQPRCVVCINGNHIMPLSGSLADVYAALQQNVDKIRYDEKMRLIWRDLLLPIPEDPTKKIQISKINCPVLLIVGEDDQNWPSSESAADIKKMMEKAGNSHLLTLLSYPGAGHLIEPPYSPHVRFSHFKLLEAKTKVMMVWGGETVSHSQAQEKSWQKTLAFLEEHLYDNSREITKC; this is encoded by the exons ATGGCAGAAACAAAACAGAGTATTTCACTTTCTGTTCACCCTTCAAGCTGTTTGGTTGATTCAAAAATCGAAATAGATGTTAAACACTTGCCTGCTAACTCTAAAGTTACTCTTCATGGACGTCTCAACTCCGATGATGGGGTTGAATGGGAAGCGTTTGGCCATTACGTCAGTGATTCTTCAGGAACTGTTAAAG TTTCCAGAGATAAAAGTGAAGGTGGGACTTTTGAGGGAATTGAACCTATGGGACTTTTGTGGAGTATGAGACCGGTCCCTGAAAGTAAACCAGGTTGCAG ATTTCAGAAGAGCAATGTCCAAACGCCAGTTAAGGTGTTCATTTCTGTATATGAGGGACACATTGCTAAAGTCTATAAGTATCTAACTCCCCTCACATCAGCTCCGGTCGAGCGCTGGTATTTGGCTTCAGGCGTCCAGAGGGTTGAAGTCACAGAGAGGGGAATTAAAGGGACCCTATTCATTCCTTCAG GTTCTGGACCTTTTCCTGCTGTGCTAGACCTGTCTGGAGGACAGGGGGGTCGAGCTGAGCACCATTCGGCTCTCTTGGCATCACATGGCTATGTCTCACTGGCTCTGGAGTACATTGGGTTCCTGAACGCTTCGGGAAAACTTGAGCATGTGGATAACGCCTACTTTGAG ACGGCGTTTGCATGGCTAAAAAAACATCCCAAAGTTTGTCCTGACAAAGTTGCCATGATGGGGATGTCATTTGGTGTCTCTGTAACATTGGCCATGACTGCATACTCAGAGATTATACAG CCCAGGTGTGTGGTTTGTATTAATGGAAATCACATCATGCCGCTCAGTGGATCTTTGGCAGATGTCTATGCAGCGCTCCAACA GAATGTTGACAAAATCcgatatgatgaaaaaatgagATTGATTTGGCGAGATCTGTTGCTGCCGATTCCCGAAGACCCTACCAAAAAAATTCAG ATAAGCAAGATCAACTGTCCTGttttattaattgttggtgAAGATGATCAAAACTGGCCGTCTTCGGAGTCAGCAGCAGAt ATAAAGAAGATGATGGAGAAAGCTGGAAACAGTCATCTGCTGACACTTCTCTCGTATCCTGGCGCGGGTCACCTGATCGAGCCGCCCTACAGTCCTCACGTCCGATTCAGCCACTTCAAGTTGCTGGAGGCGAAAACCAAAG TGATGATGGTGTGGGGAGGAGAGACTGTGTCTCACAGTCAGGCTCAGGAGAAGTCCTGGCAGAAGACGTTGGCTTTTCTTGAAGAACATCTATATGATAACAGCAGAGAGATCACCAAATGCTAG